In a single window of the Leptospira sanjuanensis genome:
- a CDS encoding malate dehydrogenase, producing MSKTVKVAVTGAAGQIGYSLLFRIASGQMFGADTAVEIQMLELEAALPAAKGVIMELEDCAFPLLQKVTVSSDLDTAFKDINWALLVGSVPRKAGMERGDLLKINGGIFVNQGKAIEKNAASDVRVLVVGNPCNTNCLIAMNNAKGVPQDRWFAMTKLDENRAKSQLASKAGVPVKEVTHLGIWGNHSSTQYPDFYNAKISGKPVTDVISDHEWLKGDFIKNVQQRGAEIIKARGASSAASAANGVVDTVRGIITPTAPGDAFSAAIVSDGSYGAEKGLIFGFPLKSDGKKVEIIQGLPLNDFAKEKFKITHDELVSERNEVKEML from the coding sequence ATGAGTAAGACAGTGAAGGTCGCTGTTACAGGCGCTGCGGGACAAATCGGATATTCCCTTCTTTTTAGAATCGCTTCCGGACAAATGTTCGGCGCGGACACGGCAGTGGAAATCCAGATGCTTGAATTGGAAGCTGCGCTTCCCGCGGCAAAGGGTGTAATTATGGAATTAGAGGACTGTGCGTTTCCTCTGCTTCAAAAAGTGACCGTCTCTTCCGATTTGGATACAGCATTCAAGGACATCAACTGGGCGTTGTTAGTCGGCTCGGTTCCTAGAAAAGCGGGAATGGAAAGAGGGGATCTTCTCAAAATCAACGGTGGAATTTTCGTCAACCAAGGAAAGGCGATCGAAAAGAACGCCGCTTCCGACGTAAGAGTTCTCGTCGTAGGAAACCCTTGTAACACCAACTGCTTGATTGCGATGAACAATGCAAAAGGTGTTCCACAGGATCGTTGGTTCGCGATGACAAAACTGGATGAGAACAGAGCGAAATCTCAGCTTGCTTCCAAAGCGGGAGTTCCCGTGAAAGAAGTGACTCATCTTGGAATCTGGGGAAACCATTCTTCCACTCAATATCCTGATTTTTATAACGCAAAGATTTCGGGTAAACCTGTGACCGACGTGATCTCCGATCACGAATGGCTCAAGGGAGATTTTATCAAGAACGTTCAGCAAAGAGGAGCGGAGATCATCAAAGCAAGAGGAGCATCTTCTGCGGCGAGCGCTGCGAACGGAGTCGTAGACACGGTTCGCGGAATCATCACTCCGACCGCTCCAGGAGACGCTTTCTCTGCGGCGATCGTTTCCGACGGTTCTTACGGCGCTGAAAAAGGATTGATCTTCGGATTTCCTTTGAAGTCCGATGGAAAAAAAGTGGAGATCATCCAAGGTCTTCCTTTGAACGACTTTGCAAAAGAGAAGTTCAAGATCACTCACGACGAACTCGTTTCCGAAAGAAACGAAGTGAAGGAAATGCTCTAA